Within Candidatus Marinimicrobia bacterium CG08_land_8_20_14_0_20_45_22, the genomic segment CGTTTCGGCCATTTTTTCGGCAATCACACTCCAATCGTGTTGTTTGGCGAATTCCTGCCGCCGTTCGGTATTCTCATCGGTTAATGCTTGCTCGATATTTCGTATGAATTCATCGATGGAATCCGAGACATAAATTATCTGCCGCAGGTTGTCGATGGTTGATGAATAATTCATCGTAACGACCGGTTTTCCGGTGGCGCAATATTCGTAAAGTTTATTCGGATTGAGTGCGCGGGTCAATTCGTTGCAGACGAATGGAATCAGTGCGACACGGAATTGCTGGACATAAGCCGGTAAATCGGCGTATGGAATCTTTCCGAGATAATGTGAGTTTTTCATCGAACTGACCGATGTCTGGCGGTTCCACCAACCGGGTGAAATTTCGGGTCCCAGCAGGATAATTTCATATTCCGGAAAATGGTTTGCGATTTTTTCAATCAGATTGATGTCCAACCAATCCATTGCCCCTACATAACCGAGAACCGGTTTGCCGAATCGCTCCATCGCGACAGGTTTCGGTTTCGGTGTGGCGAAATGATCGAACTCGACGCCGTTTCCTAGCGTAATCGTTTTCACCGGCGCTAGTTTTTTGATAAACGATTCAAGTTCCGGGCTGACGAAAAAAGCGAAGTCGGCATGCCCAAGGAATTTCTGTAGAAACGGTTCTGCCCAGACTGGATTGACGCCAAAGGCCAGATGATTGTCGTTGCAGTCATAGAATTTGACATCGGCTTTCATTCTTGAAGCGATGCGTCCCCAATTGACGCTACTCAGACCAATAACACGCTTCTTCGTGTAAAAACCGAGCGCAATCAGCCAGAAATATAGCCAGATATAGCCGAAAGATTCGATGACGAGTTGAACCGGTTTCCGGTTGGCGAAAGCCATTAGTTTCGGTTTGGAATAATTTTTCAGAAACGGAATGCCGACAACGATAATATTGTCCCGCTTCGCGGGCAACCAGTGC encodes:
- a CDS encoding glycosyltransferase family 1 protein, translated to MKLVWFSEIRWDYMTTRKQQILPRLPKEWKILFVEPYTFGKSMHWLPAKRDNIIVVGIPFLKNYSKPKLMAFANRKPVQLVIESFGYIWLYFWLIALGFYTKKRVIGLSSVNWGRIASRMKADVKFYDCNDNHLAFGVNPVWAEPFLQKFLGHADFAFFVSPELESFIKKLAPVKTITLGNGVEFDHFATPKPKPVAMERFGKPVLGYVGAMDWLDINLIEKIANHFPEYEIILLGPEISPGWWNRQTSVSSMKNSHYLGKIPYADLPAYVQQFRVALIPFVCNELTRALNPNKLYEYCATGKPVVTMNYSSTIDNLRQIIYVSDSIDEFIRNIEQALTDENTERRQEFAKQHDWSVIAEKMAETIRNYRKQA